A window of Halomonas sp. H10-9-1 contains these coding sequences:
- a CDS encoding tetratricopeptide repeat protein, producing MARAPLSLLSLSLAMPALALMLAGCQAWPLADDDASLMEDPLAGAPPIERGLDAEGLAGLLTAELAGQRGDYRRAAEGYLTASQRYHSAGLAERAALAASFGNEPELLDRAAREWQVLAPGSLAPARLLAGLAVQRGDWDEALRQRLALVREGGDSEISSLVESALATNADPAPLLARLRDHLATAPEDARRHDAELATALLEVAVGETAAAERRLDRLGARAPELPALWLTRTRLAQEAQDPLAARTAARRGLDVSPGDARFILLLAQSELRLGNVAAAEAQTDALLEAHAGDSALTIGLARLYLDEGHHEPARRLLLPLVDTPEPPPDAFLLLGDIARAEGEADNALLYYRQVPPEQGFLLSRLRAAEMLVENDRLDDARAFLRVERLRHDDWFDDLLSLEIELLDREGLSQDASALLDRELTRTPNDEQLLYLRGMRAWEAGDLAGMERDLGRIIERNPDNAMALNALGYTLADQGPEDRLDEARELVERAHELEPDSPAILDSMGWVSYRQGDPQEALPWLERAYRAMPDQEIAAHLAEVLWALKRHAEARDLVREALERFDDHPLIDDLLQRIPGIAPR from the coding sequence ATGGCCCGCGCCCCGCTTTCCCTGTTATCCCTGTCTCTGGCGATGCCGGCACTGGCCCTGATGCTGGCCGGCTGCCAGGCGTGGCCGCTCGCCGACGACGATGCCTCGCTGATGGAGGACCCGCTGGCCGGTGCCCCGCCCATCGAGCGCGGCCTCGACGCAGAAGGCCTGGCCGGGCTGCTTACCGCGGAGCTGGCCGGCCAGCGCGGTGATTACCGACGTGCGGCCGAGGGCTATCTTACCGCAAGCCAACGCTACCACAGCGCCGGCCTGGCGGAGCGGGCGGCGCTTGCCGCCAGCTTCGGCAACGAACCCGAGCTGCTCGACCGGGCCGCCCGGGAGTGGCAGGTGCTGGCTCCCGGCAGCCTCGCGCCGGCCCGACTGCTGGCCGGCCTCGCCGTGCAGCGCGGCGACTGGGACGAAGCCCTGCGCCAGCGCCTGGCGCTGGTCCGAGAAGGCGGCGACAGCGAGATCTCGTCGCTGGTCGAGTCCGCCCTGGCCACCAACGCCGACCCGGCCCCACTCCTCGCCAGGCTACGCGACCACCTGGCCACGGCGCCCGAGGACGCCCGCCGCCATGACGCCGAGCTCGCCACTGCGCTGCTCGAGGTGGCCGTGGGCGAGACGGCCGCCGCCGAGCGGCGCCTCGACCGCCTGGGGGCGCGCGCGCCCGAGTTGCCCGCGCTGTGGCTGACTCGCACCCGGCTGGCCCAGGAGGCGCAGGACCCGCTCGCCGCGCGCACCGCCGCGCGCCGCGGCCTCGACGTCTCTCCGGGCGATGCACGCTTCATCCTGCTGCTGGCCCAGAGCGAGCTGCGCCTGGGCAACGTCGCCGCCGCCGAGGCGCAGACCGATGCCCTGCTCGAAGCGCATGCCGGCGACAGCGCACTGACCATCGGCCTGGCCCGCCTTTACCTGGATGAAGGGCACCACGAGCCGGCACGCCGCCTGCTGCTGCCGTTGGTGGACACCCCCGAGCCCCCGCCCGACGCCTTCCTGCTGCTGGGCGATATCGCCCGCGCCGAGGGCGAGGCCGACAACGCCCTGCTCTATTATCGCCAGGTGCCGCCGGAGCAGGGTTTCCTGCTCAGCCGGCTGCGAGCCGCCGAGATGCTGGTCGAGAATGATCGGCTGGATGACGCCCGCGCCTTCCTGCGCGTCGAGCGGCTGCGCCACGACGACTGGTTCGACGACCTGCTCTCCCTGGAGATCGAGCTGCTCGACCGCGAGGGGCTCAGCCAGGACGCCAGCGCCCTGCTCGACCGCGAACTGACGCGCACTCCCAACGACGAACAACTGCTCTACCTGCGTGGCATGCGCGCCTGGGAGGCGGGCGACCTGGCGGGCATGGAGCGCGACCTCGGGCGCATCATCGAACGCAACCCCGACAACGCCATGGCCCTCAACGCCCTGGGCTACACCCTCGCCGACCAGGGCCCCGAGGACCGTCTCGACGAGGCCCGCGAACTGGTCGAGCGCGCCCATGAGCTCGAGCCCGACAGCCCGGCGATCCTCGACAGCATGGGCTGGGTCAGCTATCGCCAGGGCGACCCCCAGGAGGCCTTGCCCTGGCTCGAGCGCGCCTATCGCGCCATGCCCGACCAGGAGATCGCCGCCCACCTGGCCGAGGTGCTGTGGGCCCTGAAGCGCCACGCGGAGGCCCGCGACCTGGTTCGTGAGGCCCTCGAGCGTTTCGACGACCACCCGCTGATCGACGACCTGCTGCAACGCATCCCCGGGATTGCCCCCCGATGA
- the hemA gene encoding glutamyl-tRNA reductase: protein MTLLALGINHRTATVEVREQVAFDPAELDAALGELRGLPEVKEAAVLSTCNRTELYCVTEPEGEVAILHWLGRFHGLPVDDLAKCAYHYLEHDAARHLMRVAVGLDSMVLGEPQILGQLKDAYQASRLGRGLGKELECLFQHTFSVAKQVRTETGIGRNPVSVAYAAVSLASRIFDDFGRARALLIGAGETIELVARHLVEAGVSQLTVANRTRERGELLAAPLGGQAITLDAIPDALVNADIVISSTAAPLPILGKGMVERALKKRRHRPIFMVDIAVPRDIEPEVGQLADIFLYTVDDLQEVIAENRRHRQVAADQAESLIEHGVGAWLHDRRVRSGGELIHDYRSRGESRRDHSLEQALARLGNGEDPEAVVRRLAYQLTNRLLHGPTVALREAASAERHDLLEAASVLLLEATPDKIR from the coding sequence ATGACGCTGCTTGCCCTTGGAATCAATCACCGAACCGCCACCGTGGAGGTGCGCGAGCAGGTGGCCTTCGACCCCGCCGAGCTGGATGCCGCGCTGGGCGAACTGCGTGGCCTGCCCGAGGTAAAGGAGGCGGCTGTCCTCTCCACCTGCAATCGCACCGAGCTCTACTGCGTGACCGAGCCCGAAGGGGAGGTGGCCATCCTGCACTGGCTGGGCCGTTTCCACGGTCTGCCGGTCGACGACCTCGCGAAGTGCGCCTACCACTACCTGGAACATGATGCCGCTCGCCACCTGATGCGGGTGGCTGTGGGCCTGGACTCCATGGTGCTGGGCGAGCCGCAGATACTCGGCCAGCTCAAGGACGCCTACCAGGCCAGCCGCCTGGGGCGTGGCCTGGGCAAGGAGCTGGAGTGCCTGTTCCAGCACACCTTCTCCGTGGCCAAGCAGGTGCGCACCGAGACCGGCATTGGCCGCAACCCGGTGTCGGTGGCCTATGCGGCGGTGAGCCTGGCGAGCCGCATCTTCGATGACTTCGGTCGTGCCCGGGCACTGCTGATCGGCGCCGGCGAGACCATCGAGCTGGTGGCCCGCCACCTGGTAGAGGCGGGCGTCAGCCAGCTTACCGTGGCCAACCGCACCCGCGAGAGGGGGGAGCTTCTGGCCGCACCGCTGGGCGGCCAGGCGATCACCCTGGACGCCATCCCCGATGCCCTGGTTAACGCCGATATCGTCATCTCCTCCACGGCGGCCCCGCTGCCGATCCTCGGCAAGGGCATGGTGGAGCGGGCGCTGAAGAAGCGCCGTCACCGGCCGATCTTCATGGTCGACATCGCCGTGCCCCGGGATATCGAGCCCGAGGTGGGCCAGCTCGCCGACATCTTCCTTTATACGGTGGATGATCTTCAGGAGGTGATCGCGGAGAATCGCCGCCACCGCCAGGTGGCCGCCGACCAGGCGGAGTCGCTGATCGAGCATGGCGTGGGGGCCTGGTTGCATGACCGGCGCGTCCGCAGCGGCGGCGAGCTGATTCACGACTACCGCTCCCGCGGCGAGTCACGGCGTGACCACTCCCTGGAGCAGGCCCTGGCACGCCTGGGGAATGGCGAGGATCCCGAGGCCGTGGTGCGCCGGCTGGCCTACCAGCTCACCAACCGGCTGCTGCACGGTCCCACCGTGGCGCTGCGCGAGGCCGCCTCCGCCGAACGCCATGACCTGCTCGAGGCGGCCAGCGTGCTGCTGCTCGAGGCGACTCCCGACAAGATCCGATAG
- a CDS encoding ABC transporter ATP-binding protein, translating into MTDTLTPDAAEASHAERTESTRAASSIEMQGLHKRFGRDTVALDGVDLVIEAGEFFTLLGPSGCGKTTLLRILAGLEEADDGRLAIGGRDVTEVPPHRRSVNTVFQSYALFPHLSVRENLAFGLKMRGMPPEERAARVARIAEFIKLGDLVERRVDQLSGGQRQRIALARALVNEPDVLLLDEPLSALDAGLRSQLQVELLRVQKRLGMTFVFVTHDQDEAMVMSDRIAVLNGGVIQQVGPPREVYEHPANAFVARFMGHANLYPIRARDGDRLTTPLGVLTAEAAGEGGLLLIRPETLDLLPGEQAGENQLPATVTERLYRGSHAEYRLEVGESTLQATLSNRGRRLPEVGDRVTVKVAPEDLVTLSE; encoded by the coding sequence ATGACCGACACCCTGACCCCGGATGCCGCTGAGGCCTCGCACGCGGAGCGCACCGAGTCGACCCGCGCGGCCTCCTCCATCGAGATGCAGGGTCTGCACAAGCGCTTCGGCCGCGACACCGTGGCCCTGGACGGCGTCGACCTGGTCATCGAGGCCGGCGAGTTCTTTACCCTGCTGGGCCCCTCGGGCTGCGGCAAGACCACCCTGCTGCGCATCCTCGCCGGGCTGGAGGAGGCCGATGACGGGCGCCTGGCCATCGGCGGACGCGACGTCACCGAGGTGCCGCCCCACCGGCGTAGCGTCAACACCGTCTTCCAGTCCTATGCACTCTTCCCGCACCTGTCGGTGCGTGAGAACCTCGCCTTCGGCCTCAAGATGCGCGGCATGCCCCCCGAGGAGCGCGCGGCCCGGGTGGCCAGGATCGCCGAGTTCATCAAGCTGGGCGACCTGGTGGAGCGTCGCGTCGACCAGCTCTCCGGGGGGCAGCGCCAGCGCATCGCCCTGGCTCGGGCGCTGGTCAACGAACCCGACGTGCTGCTGCTCGACGAGCCGCTCTCGGCGCTGGACGCCGGCCTGCGCAGCCAGCTGCAGGTGGAGCTGCTGCGGGTCCAGAAGCGCCTGGGGATGACCTTCGTCTTCGTCACCCACGACCAGGACGAGGCCATGGTGATGTCCGATCGCATCGCCGTGCTCAACGGCGGGGTGATCCAGCAGGTCGGCCCGCCCCGGGAGGTCTACGAGCATCCGGCCAACGCCTTCGTGGCGCGCTTCATGGGCCACGCCAACCTCTATCCGATCCGCGCCCGGGATGGCGACCGGCTGACCACGCCGCTGGGCGTGCTCACCGCCGAGGCGGCCGGGGAGGGCGGCCTGCTGCTGATCCGCCCCGAGACCCTCGACCTGCTGCCCGGCGAGCAGGCCGGCGAGAACCAGTTGCCGGCCACCGTCACCGAGCGGCTCTATCGTGGCAGCCACGCCGAGTATCGCCTGGAGGTGGGTGAGAGCACCCTGCAGGCCACGCTGAGCAATCGCGGCCGGCGCCTGCCCGAGGTGGGCGATCGGGTCACCGTCAAGGTGGCGCCGGAAGACCTGGTCACCCTGAGCGAATGA
- a CDS encoding ABC transporter permease — translation MRKRTLKRGLTGFWWFTLAFLYLPLAVVMLFSFNASNSAARFTGFSWRWYERLLGNEEILSAFANSMVLAIVSSLIALVVGCLIGYGMYRHRHRKLGWLIVLIYLPIVLPDIVFGISEMAFFVQIHRLTGLFQPGLGTMIIAHVTFQIPFVALIVYSRFVGLDPTLFEAAKDLYATPAKRVVHFMLPTIKPALISAFFLSFTLSVDDFVISFFTAGPESATLPIYIWGAIKKGVSPEINAIATLMIGAVAIAAIISLIFSRRRQA, via the coding sequence ATGAGAAAGCGTACGCTCAAGCGCGGCCTGACCGGCTTCTGGTGGTTCACCCTGGCCTTCCTCTATCTGCCGCTGGCGGTGGTGATGCTGTTCTCCTTCAACGCCTCCAACAGTGCCGCGCGCTTCACGGGATTTTCCTGGCGCTGGTACGAGCGGCTGTTGGGCAACGAGGAGATCCTCTCGGCCTTCGCCAACAGCATGGTGCTGGCCATCGTCTCCTCGCTGATCGCACTGGTGGTCGGCTGCCTGATCGGCTACGGCATGTATCGGCATCGTCACCGCAAGCTGGGTTGGCTGATCGTGCTGATCTACCTGCCCATCGTGTTGCCGGACATCGTCTTCGGCATCTCGGAGATGGCCTTCTTCGTGCAGATTCACCGCCTGACCGGGCTCTTCCAGCCGGGGCTCGGCACCATGATCATCGCCCATGTCACCTTCCAGATCCCGTTCGTGGCGCTGATCGTCTACTCGCGCTTCGTGGGGCTCGACCCGACGCTGTTCGAGGCGGCCAAGGACCTCTATGCGACCCCGGCCAAGCGGGTGGTTCACTTCATGTTGCCGACCATCAAGCCGGCCCTGATCTCGGCCTTCTTCCTCTCCTTCACGCTGTCGGTGGATGACTTCGTCATCAGCTTCTTCACCGCCGGGCCGGAGAGTGCGACCCTGCCGATCTACATCTGGGGGGCGATCAAGAAGGGGGTCTCGCCGGAGATCAACGCCATCGCCACGCTGATGATCGGCGCGGTGGCCATCGCCGCCATCATCAGCCTGATATTCAGTCGTCGCCGGCAGGCTTGA
- a CDS encoding FAD-binding oxidoreductase, with protein MIDHAAPPNSWYRDSIAVEIGACPPLEGEVRADICVVGGGITGCSAALELAERGYTVVLLEAGEIGYGASGRSGGQILPGLGTDMATVEKALGREAARDIWALSREAVRLTAERVERHAIPCDLQWGYLHAAVKPRHVRELAEHREHMARDYGYHDLEMLEGEALRERVVTDAYPAALHERSAGHLHPLNYTLGLARAAREAGVIIHEQSAAVAIERGQPASVRTAAGRVTADFVVLGTNAYQTGLVAELSGRVMRAANYMIATAPLTEAQAARVLPRNDALSDANFVLDYYRLSGDRRLIYGGEVSYDGREPPGLQARMDAKIARLFPLLEGIPIEYRWGGDVAITLNRAPDFGRLGGNIYYAQGYSGHGMALAGMAGRLMAEAIGGQAERFDAFAAMPHRRFPGGALLRTPLLVLATHFYKLRDRL; from the coding sequence ATGATCGACCACGCCGCACCTCCGAACTCCTGGTATCGCGATTCCATTGCCGTCGAGATCGGCGCCTGCCCGCCCCTCGAGGGTGAGGTGCGCGCCGACATCTGCGTGGTGGGTGGCGGCATCACCGGTTGTTCGGCGGCGCTCGAGCTGGCCGAGCGCGGCTACACGGTGGTGCTGCTGGAGGCCGGCGAGATCGGCTACGGGGCGTCGGGGCGCAGCGGCGGCCAGATCCTGCCGGGGCTGGGCACCGACATGGCCACCGTGGAGAAGGCGCTGGGGCGCGAGGCCGCCCGCGACATCTGGGCGCTGAGCCGCGAGGCGGTGCGTCTCACCGCCGAGCGTGTTGAGCGCCACGCTATCCCCTGCGACCTGCAGTGGGGCTACCTGCATGCCGCGGTCAAGCCGCGCCATGTGCGCGAGCTGGCCGAGCATCGCGAGCACATGGCCCGCGACTACGGCTATCACGACCTCGAGATGCTCGAGGGCGAGGCGTTGCGCGAACGGGTGGTCACCGACGCCTATCCGGCCGCCCTGCACGAGCGCTCGGCTGGGCACCTCCACCCGCTCAATTACACCCTGGGGCTGGCCCGCGCCGCCCGCGAGGCTGGGGTGATCATCCATGAGCAGAGCGCCGCCGTGGCGATCGAGCGCGGCCAGCCGGCCAGCGTGCGCACCGCTGCCGGCCGGGTCACCGCCGACTTCGTGGTGCTGGGCACCAACGCCTACCAGACGGGGCTGGTCGCGGAGCTCTCGGGGCGGGTGATGAGGGCGGCCAACTACATGATCGCCACCGCCCCCCTGACAGAGGCTCAGGCAGCCCGGGTGCTGCCCCGCAACGACGCCCTGTCGGATGCCAACTTCGTGCTCGACTACTACCGTCTCTCCGGCGATCGGCGCCTGATCTACGGCGGCGAGGTGAGCTACGACGGCCGCGAGCCCCCGGGACTTCAGGCGCGCATGGATGCCAAGATCGCCCGGCTCTTCCCGCTGCTCGAGGGCATCCCCATCGAGTACCGCTGGGGGGGCGATGTGGCCATCACTCTCAACCGTGCGCCGGACTTCGGCCGCCTGGGTGGCAATATCTACTATGCCCAGGGCTACTCCGGCCATGGCATGGCCCTGGCGGGCATGGCCGGGCGACTGATGGCCGAGGCCATCGGTGGCCAGGCCGAGCGCTTCGATGCCTTCGCCGCCATGCCCCACCGACGCTTTCCCGGCGGGGCCCTGCTGCGCACCCCGCTGCTGGTACTGGCGACCCATTTCTACAAGTTGCGCGACCGGCTGTGA
- the prmC gene encoding peptide chain release factor N(5)-glutamine methyltransferase gives MAGASATLDTLLAAAAARLVAAGSPTARLDAEVLLCHVLGVERTWLYTWGDRQAEEAPARRFQALVARREAGEPVAYLTGEREFWGLALATAPSTLIPRPDTETLVAAALSLAAAPRGRLLDLGSGSGAIALAFASERPGWWVLGLELRPEAVALARHNAARHALANAEFRESDWFSALDAGTIAEGFELIVSNPPYIAADDPHLASGDVRFEPRSALVAGDEGLADLRHLVAAARDYLLPGGWLLLEHGFRQAAAVREALVAAGYAEVASRRDLGGHERISLGRHPA, from the coding sequence GTGGCGGGGGCAAGCGCGACCCTCGACACCCTGCTGGCCGCGGCCGCGGCCCGCCTGGTAGCGGCCGGTTCGCCGACGGCCCGCCTCGATGCCGAGGTGCTGCTCTGCCATGTGCTGGGCGTCGAGCGCACCTGGCTCTACACCTGGGGCGACCGCCAGGCCGAGGAGGCCCCGGCCCGGCGTTTCCAGGCGCTGGTGGCGCGGCGCGAGGCGGGGGAGCCGGTGGCCTACCTCACAGGCGAGCGCGAATTCTGGGGGCTGGCCCTGGCCACCGCCCCCAGCACCCTGATCCCGCGCCCCGACACCGAGACCCTGGTCGCGGCGGCGCTGTCCCTGGCGGCGGCCCCCCGCGGGCGGCTGCTCGACCTGGGCAGCGGCAGCGGCGCCATCGCCCTGGCCTTCGCCAGCGAGCGCCCCGGCTGGTGGGTGCTGGGGCTGGAGCTGCGCCCCGAGGCGGTGGCCCTGGCGCGACACAATGCCGCGCGCCACGCCCTGGCCAATGCCGAGTTCCGCGAGAGTGACTGGTTCTCGGCCCTGGACGCGGGGACGATCGCCGAGGGCTTCGAGTTGATCGTCTCCAACCCCCCCTATATCGCCGCGGATGACCCGCACCTGGCATCGGGCGACGTGCGCTTCGAGCCGCGTTCGGCGCTGGTGGCCGGCGATGAAGGCCTGGCCGACCTGCGTCATCTGGTGGCCGCGGCGCGTGACTATCTCCTGCCTGGCGGCTGGTTGCTGCTGGAGCACGGCTTTCGGCAGGCCGCGGCGGTGCGCGAGGCGCTCGTCGCGGCGGGCTATGCCGAGGTGGCCAGTCGCCGCGACCTGGGCGGCCACGAGCGCATCAGCCTGGGGCGCCATCCGGCCTGA
- the moeB gene encoding molybdopterin-synthase adenylyltransferase MoeB — translation MNDRELLRYSRQIMLEAIDIEGQERLLAGHALVIGAGGLGSPVALYLAAAGVGRLTLADADEVELSNLQRQIAHGEADLGRHKAESAREAVLALNPGCRIEALTAHLAGESMAAAVAAADVVLDCTDRFSSRYAINAACRAAGVPLVSGAAIRFSGQLAVFDPRDPACPCYACLYPPDGQGDEALSCAESGVVAPLVGLIGSFQALEAIKLLSGAGTLHRGLSTFDGLSGEWRRFEVPRDPACATCGGGVPAL, via the coding sequence ATGAACGACCGGGAACTGCTGCGCTACAGCCGCCAGATCATGCTGGAAGCCATCGATATCGAGGGCCAGGAGCGCCTGCTCGCGGGCCATGCCCTGGTCATCGGTGCCGGCGGGCTCGGCTCGCCGGTGGCGCTGTACCTCGCCGCCGCCGGGGTGGGTCGGCTGACCCTGGCCGATGCCGATGAGGTCGAACTCTCCAACCTGCAGCGCCAGATCGCCCATGGCGAGGCGGACCTGGGACGTCACAAGGCCGAGTCGGCCCGGGAGGCGGTACTGGCGCTCAACCCGGGCTGTCGCATCGAGGCGCTGACGGCGCACCTGGCGGGGGAGAGCATGGCCGCAGCGGTGGCCGCGGCCGATGTGGTGCTCGACTGCACCGACCGCTTCTCCAGCCGCTATGCGATCAACGCCGCCTGCCGCGCGGCCGGGGTGCCGCTGGTCTCCGGGGCGGCGATCCGCTTCTCCGGCCAGCTGGCGGTGTTCGATCCCCGCGACCCCGCGTGTCCCTGTTATGCCTGCCTCTATCCTCCGGATGGTCAGGGCGACGAGGCGCTCTCCTGTGCCGAAAGCGGGGTGGTGGCACCGCTGGTGGGGTTGATCGGCAGCTTCCAGGCACTGGAGGCGATCAAGCTGCTCAGCGGTGCGGGCACCCTCCATCGCGGGCTCTCCACCTTCGATGGCCTGAGCGGCGAGTGGCGCCGCTTCGAGGTGCCCCGCGATCCGGCGTGTGCCACCTGCGGCGGTGGCGTGCCCGCGTTGTGA
- a CDS encoding Lrp/AsnC ligand binding domain-containing protein: protein MKAKTRSLDRIDLKILRCLQENARISYVDLASQVGLSTTPCLERVKRLERAGVIRGYRAVLDPRALKANLLVFVEISLETQSPAVFDEFRRAVARLPQIQECHLVSGQFDYILKCRIPEMSAYRQLLGDVVLTLPGVKESKSYVVMEEVKEEFSLHVPDIEEFDDK from the coding sequence ATGAAAGCCAAGACTCGCTCCCTCGACCGCATCGACCTCAAGATCCTGCGTTGCCTGCAGGAGAATGCCCGCATCTCCTACGTCGATCTCGCCTCCCAGGTGGGACTCTCCACCACGCCCTGCCTGGAGCGGGTCAAGCGCCTGGAGCGCGCCGGGGTGATCCGCGGCTATCGCGCCGTGCTCGACCCCCGGGCGCTCAAGGCCAACTTGCTGGTGTTCGTCGAGATCAGCCTGGAGACGCAGTCGCCGGCGGTGTTCGACGAGTTCCGCCGCGCCGTGGCGCGCCTGCCCCAGATCCAGGAGTGCCACCTGGTCTCGGGGCAGTTCGACTACATCCTCAAGTGTCGTATTCCCGAGATGTCCGCCTATCGCCAGCTGCTCGGCGACGTGGTGCTGACCCTGCCGGGGGTCAAGGAGTCCAAGAGCTATGTGGTGATGGAGGAGGTCAAGGAGGAGTTCTCTCTGCACGTGCCCGACATCGAGGAGTTCGACGACAAGTGA
- the prfA gene encoding peptide chain release factor 1, whose product MKASLRVRLDAFGERFEELAALLSEPEVLGDQARFRDYSREYAELEALVEAWREYRAVEGTIEEAAQLASDSDPEMRELAELELAEGREQRDALEETLKRLLVPRDPDDGRGVFLEVRAGTGGDEAALFAGDLFRMYSRYAEKHGWKVEVVSANHGEQGGYKEVIARIKGEGAYARLKFESGAHRVQRVPATESQGRIHTSACTVAVMPEVEAVGDIDLDPSDLRVDTFRSSGAGGQHVNTTDSAIRITHLPSGVVVECQEERSQHKNRAKAMSLLAARLKQHAVDSQRQQQADTRRSLVGSGDRSERIRTYNFPQGRVTDHRINLTLYKLAEVIGGEYLDEVIEPLIHEYQAEQLAALQQEA is encoded by the coding sequence ATGAAAGCTTCCCTGCGTGTGCGTCTCGACGCCTTCGGTGAGCGCTTCGAGGAGCTCGCCGCCCTGCTGTCGGAGCCCGAGGTGCTCGGCGACCAGGCCCGTTTCCGCGACTACTCCCGAGAATATGCCGAGCTCGAGGCACTGGTGGAGGCATGGCGCGAGTATCGCGCCGTGGAGGGCACCATCGAGGAGGCCGCACAGCTCGCCTCCGACAGTGACCCCGAGATGCGCGAGCTGGCCGAGCTCGAGCTGGCCGAAGGGCGTGAGCAGCGTGACGCCCTGGAGGAGACCCTCAAGCGCCTGCTGGTGCCCAGGGATCCCGACGATGGCCGTGGCGTCTTCCTGGAGGTGCGCGCCGGCACCGGTGGCGACGAGGCGGCACTGTTCGCCGGCGACCTCTTCCGCATGTACTCGCGCTACGCCGAGAAGCACGGCTGGAAGGTAGAGGTGGTCAGCGCCAATCACGGTGAACAGGGCGGCTACAAGGAGGTCATCGCGCGTATCAAGGGCGAGGGGGCCTATGCCCGGCTCAAGTTCGAATCCGGCGCCCACCGCGTGCAGCGCGTGCCGGCTACCGAGTCCCAGGGGCGCATCCACACCTCGGCCTGCACCGTGGCGGTAATGCCCGAGGTGGAGGCGGTGGGTGACATCGACCTCGACCCGAGTGACCTGCGCGTGGACACCTTCCGCTCCAGCGGCGCCGGCGGCCAGCACGTCAACACCACCGATTCGGCGATTCGCATCACGCACCTGCCCAGCGGCGTGGTCGTCGAGTGTCAGGAGGAGCGCAGCCAGCACAAGAACCGTGCCAAGGCGATGTCGCTGCTCGCCGCCCGCCTCAAGCAGCATGCCGTGGACAGCCAGCGCCAGCAGCAGGCCGACACCCGGCGCTCCCTGGTCGGCTCCGGGGATCGTAGCGAGCGCATCCGTACCTATAACTTCCCCCAGGGGCGTGTCACCGACCACCGCATCAACCTCACCCTCTACAAGCTCGCCGAGGTGATCGGCGGTGAATACCTCGACGAGGTGATCGAACCGCTGATCCACGAGTATCAGGCGGAGCAGCTCGCCGCCCTGCAGCAGGAGGCCTGA
- a CDS encoding ABC transporter permease yields MSYAGVTPTARSRAMVQESRHLLFTVAPGAAWIVIFLVLPSAYLMGVAFMTNGPYGLPEMPLSLASFERLAGFGFLGWSPGNLYTLLRSLWQTLVSTGLVVLVAYPIAYYISTCREKWRPIMLLLVVVPSWTNQVIRTFGWMNLLAPGTPLSGLAEGLGLIPPNMGLYPSNFAVTLGLVYNFLPFMVLPLYAAFEKLDTAQVEAAQDLYASPVRAFWHAVFPQTLPGLLAGIVLVAIPAFGMYVIPELLGGGKGMMLGNLVANQFSGGANWPLGAAGAILMLIATFVGLFAMRRIGKRLGGGEEVVI; encoded by the coding sequence ATGTCCTACGCCGGCGTGACCCCGACGGCCCGCAGCCGGGCCATGGTCCAAGAGAGTCGCCACCTGCTGTTCACCGTGGCACCGGGAGCGGCCTGGATCGTTATCTTCCTGGTGCTGCCCAGTGCCTACCTGATGGGCGTGGCCTTCATGACCAACGGCCCCTACGGCCTGCCGGAGATGCCGCTGTCGCTTGCGTCCTTCGAGCGCCTGGCGGGCTTCGGCTTCCTGGGCTGGAGCCCGGGCAATCTCTATACCCTGCTGCGCTCTCTCTGGCAGACCCTGGTCTCCACCGGCCTGGTGGTGCTGGTGGCCTACCCCATCGCCTACTACATCAGCACCTGCCGCGAGAAGTGGCGGCCGATCATGCTGCTGCTGGTCGTGGTGCCGAGCTGGACCAACCAGGTGATTCGCACCTTCGGCTGGATGAACCTGCTGGCGCCGGGGACCCCGCTCTCCGGCCTGGCCGAGGGGTTGGGCCTGATACCGCCCAACATGGGGCTCTACCCCTCCAACTTCGCGGTCACCCTGGGGCTGGTCTACAACTTCCTGCCCTTCATGGTGCTGCCGCTCTACGCCGCCTTCGAGAAGCTCGATACCGCCCAGGTGGAGGCCGCCCAGGACCTCTACGCCTCGCCGGTGCGCGCCTTCTGGCATGCGGTGTTCCCCCAGACGCTGCCGGGCCTCCTGGCCGGCATCGTGCTGGTGGCGATCCCCGCCTTCGGCATGTATGTGATCCCGGAGCTGCTCGGCGGTGGCAAGGGCATGATGCTGGGCAATCTGGTGGCCAACCAGTTCTCCGGCGGGGCCAACTGGCCGCTGGGGGCGGCCGGCGCCATCCTGATGCTGATCGCCACCTTCGTGGGGCTCTTCGCCATGCGTCGCATCGGCAAGCGCCTGGGTGGCGGCGAGGAGGTGGTGATATGA